A DNA window from Brassica napus cultivar Da-Ae chromosome C1, Da-Ae, whole genome shotgun sequence contains the following coding sequences:
- the LOC111200296 gene encoding uncharacterized protein LOC111200296 has product MLLDEYFWKSDPFAPNAPDGIYEKCAILQITKVMSHETFLKDRWCALGITARILSTTVWITSLTDPTWVVGSMRLNSYIYMKFMVGFSANAKAANVYKKKAESPTKTWIQHGIVTALF; this is encoded by the exons ATGTTGCTTGATGAATATTTCTGGAAAAGTGATCCATTTGCCCCAAACGCCCCGGATGGTATTTACGAAAAATGTGCCAT CTTGCAGATAACCAAAGTTATGAGTCATGAAACTTTTTTAAAGGACAGGTGGTGCGCTCTGGGAATCACAGCAAGGATCCTCAGTACCACAGTCTGGATCACTTCTTTGACAG ATCCGACATGGGTTGTTGGTTCGATGAGgctaaatagttatatttacaTGAAGTTCATGGTCGGCTTCAGTGCAAATGCAAag GCAGCGAATGTATATAAGAAGAAAGCTGAAAGTCCTACGAAAACATGGATACAACATGGTATAGTTACTG CTCTGTTTTGA
- the LOC106354248 gene encoding probable E3 ubiquitin-protein ligase ATL45 — MTRSSRFLGSAAAPPPPEEILAAETDMVVILSALLCALICVAGLAAVARCACLRRLVGVNSSAVGESPPPNKGLKKKALQSLPKSTFTAAADSPSSSAGDGDSSTECAICLTEFTDGEEIRILPLCNHAFHLACIDKWLTSRSSCPSCRRILAPVKCDRCGHHASTAESQIKDQAPPHQHPSQFTSAIVPAFLP, encoded by the coding sequence ATGACTCGCTCCTCTAGATTCCTCGGATCCGCGGCGGCGCCACCGCCGCCGGAAGAAATCCTCGCCGCGGAAACCGACATGGTCGTGATCCTCTCGGCTCTTCTCTGCGCTCTCATATGCGTAGCCGGCTTAGCCGCCGTAGCTCGCTGCGCCTGTCTCCGTCGTCTCGTCGGTGTTAATTCCTCCGCCGTAGGAGAATCTCCGCCGCCGAACAAAGGCCTCAAGAAAAAAGCGCTCCAGTCCCTCCCTAAATCCACCTTCACCGCTGCAGCAGACTCTCCGAGCTCATCCGCCGGAGATGGAGACTCGTCCACCGAGTGCGCCATATGCTTGACGGAGTTTACGGACGGAGAAGAGATCAGGATACTACCGCTATGTAACCACGCCTTCCACTTGGCGTGCATAGACAAATGGTTGACGTCTCGGTCGTCGTGTCCTTCTTGCCGTCGGATTTTGGCTCCGGTGAAGTGTGATCGGTGTGGACACCACGCTTCCACGGCTGAGAGTCAGATCAAAGATCAGGCTCCTCCTCATCAACATCCTTCGCAGTTCACTTCCGCCATTGTTCCTGCTTTTCTTccttaa
- the LOC106375248 gene encoding plant intracellular Ras-group-related LRR protein 4-like isoform X1: protein MNSLQLDKRLDTTEQVVEEIMRIHRSLPPRPGLDEVEAATSLIQNVEKEDRAWLEAIANQRKPSDVPGELFSILQEMKKGLVQFKSKEQIREAAKLLDLETVHSLFDDFIQRASDCISSPSNGSAPPSRLPPRPPPTSLYLNEKTPARPKEMVSRDDSFVSKAKPSLYGDGFVAPPRTPQVVDSTLTAGKFAGGNDGDKLSLIKLASLIEVSSKKATKELNLQNKLSEQVEWLPDSIGKLSTLTSLDLSENHIVVLPNTIGGLSSLTNLDLRSNRITHLPESIGELINLVSLNLSGNQLSSLPSSFSRLLQLEELNLSCNNLPVLPESIGSLGNLKKLDVETNDIEEIPYSIGGCSSLTELRADYNKLKALPEAIGKITTLEVLSVRYNNIRQLPTTMSSLSSLKELDVSFNELESVPESLCFATALVKLNVGNNFADMVSLPRSIGNLEMLEELDISNNQIRVLPESFRMLTKLRVFRAQENPLQVPPREVAEKGAQAVVQYMNDLVEARNAKSLVVKPKKSWVQMCFFSKSNKKKQSNMEIV from the exons ATGAATTCGTTGCAGTTGGATAAGCGTCTGGACACGACGGAGCAAGTGGTCGAAGAAATCATGAGAATCCACAGATCTCTACCGCCGAGGCCAGGGCTCGACGAGGTCGAAGCCGCTACCTCTCTGATACAGAACGTGGAGAAGGAAGACCGAGCCTGGCTAGAAGCCATTGCTAACCAGAGGAAGCCCTCCGACGTTCCCGGCGAGCTGTTCTCGATACTGCAAGAGATGAAGAAAGGTCTCGTCCAGTTTAAAAGCAAAGAACAGATAAGAGAAGCCGCGAAGCTTCTCGATCTGGAAACCGTTCACTCTCTCTTCGACGATTTCATTCAAAGAGCTTCTGATTGCATTTCTTCTCCTTCTAACGGCTCTGCTCCTCCGTCTCGTCTTCCTCCGCGGCCTCCTCCGACGAGCTTGTATTTGAACGAGAAGACGCCTGCTCGTCCCAAGGAAATGGTTTCACGAGACGATAGCTTCGTGAGTAAAGCTAAGCCTTCTCTCTACGGTGATGGTTTCGTAGCTCCTCCTCGAACGCCACAGGTTGTGGATTCAACACTTACCGCCGGGAAATTCGCCG GCGGCAATGACGGAGATAAGCTGAGTTTAATCAAGCTTGCTAGTTTAATCGAGGTATCATCCAAGAAAGCTACGAAAGAGCTGAACCTACAGAACAAACTATCCGAACAAGTAGAGTGGCTACCAGATTCTATCGGCAAGTTATCCACTCTAACCTCCCTCGACTTGTCTGAAAACCACATCGTGGTGTTACCAAACACCATAGGAGGGCTCTCTTCCTTAACAAACCTCGATTTGCGTTCCAACAGAATCACTCACCTCCCCGAGTCCATCGGAGAGCTGATCAACTTGGTTAGCCTCAACCTCAGCGGCAACCAGCTATCGTCTCTCCCTTCTTCCTTCAGCAGGTTGTTGCAGCTCGAGGAGCTTAACCTGAGCTGCAACAACCTCCCGGTCCTCCCCGAATCCATTGGTTCGCTCGGGAACCTAAAGAAGCTCGACGTCGAGACTAACGACATCGAGGAGATCCCTTACTCCATCGGCGGATGCTCTTCTCTTACCGAGCTCCGCGCGGATTACAACAAGCTCAAGGCTCTCCCCGAGGCGATCGGGAAAATCACTACTCTCGAGGTCTTGTCTGTTCGTTACAACAACATCAGGCAGTTGCCGACGACGATGTCTTCTTTGTCTAGCCTCAAAGAGCTGGACGTGAGTTTCAACGAGCTCGAGTCTGTTCCCGAGAGCTTGTGTTTCGCCACGGCGCTTGTGAAGCTGAACGTGGGGAACAACTTCGCTGATATGGTGTCGCTGCCGAGGTCGATAGGGAACCTTGAGATGCTCGAGGAGCTTGATATAAGCAACAACCAGATCCGTGTGCTTCCGGAGTCGTTTAGGATGCTTACGAAGCTGCGTGTGTTTCGTGCTCAGGAGAATCCGTTGCAAGTTCCTCCGAGGGAGGTAGCTGAGAAGGGTGCTCAGGCTGTTGTTCAGTACATGAATGATCTTGTGGAGGCGAGGAACGCGAAGTCTCTAGTGGTTAAGCCGAAGAAGAGCTGGGTGCAGATGTGCTTCTTCTCCAAGtccaacaagaaaaaacaaagcaACATGGAGATTGTTTAA
- the LOC106375248 gene encoding plant intracellular Ras-group-related LRR protein 4-like isoform X2: protein MNSLQLDKRLDTTEQVVEEIMRIHRSLPPRPGLDEVEAATSLIQNVEKEDRAWLEAIANQRKPSDVPGELFSILQEMKKGLVQFKSKEQIREAAKLLDLETVHSLFDDFIQRASDCISSPSNGSAPPSRLPPRPPPTSLYLNEKTPARPKEMVSRDDSFVSKAKPSLYGDGFVAPPRTPQVVDSTLTAGGNDGDKLSLIKLASLIEVSSKKATKELNLQNKLSEQVEWLPDSIGKLSTLTSLDLSENHIVVLPNTIGGLSSLTNLDLRSNRITHLPESIGELINLVSLNLSGNQLSSLPSSFSRLLQLEELNLSCNNLPVLPESIGSLGNLKKLDVETNDIEEIPYSIGGCSSLTELRADYNKLKALPEAIGKITTLEVLSVRYNNIRQLPTTMSSLSSLKELDVSFNELESVPESLCFATALVKLNVGNNFADMVSLPRSIGNLEMLEELDISNNQIRVLPESFRMLTKLRVFRAQENPLQVPPREVAEKGAQAVVQYMNDLVEARNAKSLVVKPKKSWVQMCFFSKSNKKKQSNMEIV from the exons ATGAATTCGTTGCAGTTGGATAAGCGTCTGGACACGACGGAGCAAGTGGTCGAAGAAATCATGAGAATCCACAGATCTCTACCGCCGAGGCCAGGGCTCGACGAGGTCGAAGCCGCTACCTCTCTGATACAGAACGTGGAGAAGGAAGACCGAGCCTGGCTAGAAGCCATTGCTAACCAGAGGAAGCCCTCCGACGTTCCCGGCGAGCTGTTCTCGATACTGCAAGAGATGAAGAAAGGTCTCGTCCAGTTTAAAAGCAAAGAACAGATAAGAGAAGCCGCGAAGCTTCTCGATCTGGAAACCGTTCACTCTCTCTTCGACGATTTCATTCAAAGAGCTTCTGATTGCATTTCTTCTCCTTCTAACGGCTCTGCTCCTCCGTCTCGTCTTCCTCCGCGGCCTCCTCCGACGAGCTTGTATTTGAACGAGAAGACGCCTGCTCGTCCCAAGGAAATGGTTTCACGAGACGATAGCTTCGTGAGTAAAGCTAAGCCTTCTCTCTACGGTGATGGTTTCGTAGCTCCTCCTCGAACGCCACAGGTTGTGGATTCAACACTTACCGCCG GCGGCAATGACGGAGATAAGCTGAGTTTAATCAAGCTTGCTAGTTTAATCGAGGTATCATCCAAGAAAGCTACGAAAGAGCTGAACCTACAGAACAAACTATCCGAACAAGTAGAGTGGCTACCAGATTCTATCGGCAAGTTATCCACTCTAACCTCCCTCGACTTGTCTGAAAACCACATCGTGGTGTTACCAAACACCATAGGAGGGCTCTCTTCCTTAACAAACCTCGATTTGCGTTCCAACAGAATCACTCACCTCCCCGAGTCCATCGGAGAGCTGATCAACTTGGTTAGCCTCAACCTCAGCGGCAACCAGCTATCGTCTCTCCCTTCTTCCTTCAGCAGGTTGTTGCAGCTCGAGGAGCTTAACCTGAGCTGCAACAACCTCCCGGTCCTCCCCGAATCCATTGGTTCGCTCGGGAACCTAAAGAAGCTCGACGTCGAGACTAACGACATCGAGGAGATCCCTTACTCCATCGGCGGATGCTCTTCTCTTACCGAGCTCCGCGCGGATTACAACAAGCTCAAGGCTCTCCCCGAGGCGATCGGGAAAATCACTACTCTCGAGGTCTTGTCTGTTCGTTACAACAACATCAGGCAGTTGCCGACGACGATGTCTTCTTTGTCTAGCCTCAAAGAGCTGGACGTGAGTTTCAACGAGCTCGAGTCTGTTCCCGAGAGCTTGTGTTTCGCCACGGCGCTTGTGAAGCTGAACGTGGGGAACAACTTCGCTGATATGGTGTCGCTGCCGAGGTCGATAGGGAACCTTGAGATGCTCGAGGAGCTTGATATAAGCAACAACCAGATCCGTGTGCTTCCGGAGTCGTTTAGGATGCTTACGAAGCTGCGTGTGTTTCGTGCTCAGGAGAATCCGTTGCAAGTTCCTCCGAGGGAGGTAGCTGAGAAGGGTGCTCAGGCTGTTGTTCAGTACATGAATGATCTTGTGGAGGCGAGGAACGCGAAGTCTCTAGTGGTTAAGCCGAAGAAGAGCTGGGTGCAGATGTGCTTCTTCTCCAAGtccaacaagaaaaaacaaagcaACATGGAGATTGTTTAA